A segment of the Planococcus sp. MB-3u-03 genome:
TCGTAACTTTGAAATTCGTCACATACATATGCAAATAATCTAGTAGTATCATAAGCCCTAAAACTGTCTATTGATAAAATGGAGTTGTCTACTTCTCCGAATAGTAAACGGTCGAATTGCTTTTGGGCACTCCAATGTACTCGAAGACGTTTCGTTATGTCTCCACTTATACCGATATACACTTGGGAATATCCATCTAGGACCATAACGTAGTATCCAGAAACACCCTTTAAAAGAGAAAGATCGGTAAATTCTTCAAACACTTTAGTTTTGCTGAGGAAACTCGTAAGCTCTTCGTTAAATTCTTGTTTAGACAATGAACGATAATACTCCATATTCAGGTCAAAGTTATCAAAGCAGTTCTTTGTATGAGACTCTATAAATTTTTCAGGGTAGATGACATCATCACCAAATGAGCTTTTACTATTGACTCTTATATAATTTTCTCTTGTCAGTTTTAATCCACCGGATTTTTCTCGAAGATATAAACCCAAATGCTGTGGCATAATTTAATCCCCCTCACGCCTTTTTCCATATCATACCTTATCGTATTCCAACAAAAAAAGAGCGAGACAAATCCGGACATTCGAGAAGCCGGTCATCATCTGAATTACGACTTGATTAAAGGTCCAAAAACTGGTTTATGGAAAAGAGGTTAATAAGGGATTTCTTACTTACTGATGTACGACATATTCTTTTTCACGAGGAGTTCCATCCTCTTTTAGATCTAAGGCTGTGTACACCTTAATAAGCGTGGTTTGGCGTATCCCTGGGTCTCCACCTTCAATCCGGCTGATGGTTTTCTGCGTAACACTAGCCTTATCAGCAAGATCTCTTTGGGAAAGCCCTAACTCCATCCGTCTTTTGAAAATGTTTCGACTCCGGTTATATTCAACGCTTTCGAACGCTTCTTTTATCTCCTCATTCTGCATCAGGCGGTTTCTCAAGTCATTCAAAGTTGCCATTACTCTCACCCCTCAAAAAAGTCTTTTTCTCGCTTTGTCCTTCTTACATACTCATATAGTTGTTTGGCTCTCGCCATATAAAAGTTCGTCATGTCAGGTTTTCCATGGACTTTCGTAAATCCGTAAACAAACACATAACACGGCTCACCCTTGTAATAATATGGAAAGTAAATGAATCGATGAAATTCAGCCCCATCATCGGCCTTCATTTCAAAGATCCTCGGCTCTGAAAGACGCTTGACCAACTCCATATCTACCTCGCGACCACGAAACGTTCGTTTTACCCGATAAGGCTTTGTTTCGCCGAGTGGATACATAGATTCCGGCGCTTCCTCGAGATCCGTGAATCCTTGATAGATCAATATACCAAGTTCTGAATCCTTATTTGCCAGCTTCTCAATGAAAGGCAATACTTGCTGCTGCTTATCGATTGTTTTGGAAAAATAGATTTCTGTCATATGTATTATAACTAAAATGACTTAAATTGTCTAACAAATGAAGTCATTTCATACTCCTTTCTCTCTGTAGTGTCTTGTCATTGTTGAATTCTATTAGGAATGTGCTGTTACTTAACCTAGAGAGAATTCTACAGTCTATTCGCTACCCATTCAAACCTACTCGAACTGCTTTATAGATGCGGTGTAAGGCCCTTCACCTGATGTAAATGATTATTCCCATCATCTCTTGCTATAACTAACATACTACTATTTAGCCGAAATCTTAACCCTATTTAAACAGTCTCCTATTAGAATCAGCTGTGCCAATTTTAGAATCACTTCGGACAAAAACAGAACCACTTGAGGCAGAAAGAACCAACCTCTTATGCTGTGAAGTTATTTCCATCCCTAGTTTAAATTCGATACAATAATGATAGTTTGAGTTAAAGGAGATAGGATATGAAAAGTACAGGAATCGTACGAAAAGTAGACCAATTAGGGCGCATTGTCACGCCTATTGAATTAAGAAGAGCACTTGGTGTCTCTGTTGGGGATCCGATGGAAATCTTTATGGAAGATGATCGAATCATTTTGCGAAAATATAAGACGGAGAAAACGTGTGCGATTACAGGAGAAATCTTAGACGATAACTTTGAATACGCGAAGGGATTGCATCTGAGTCCAAAAGGCGCAGCCATTCTCCTTGAAGAATTACAGAACGTTACGAAGAAATAATAGACCATTCAAAAAACGTACCCGGCTATTCACTCATTGCCGGGTACGTTTTTATTCGTCACTCATGTATTTCACAATTTGCTTTAGGCCCTCTTTGCTAATCCAGGCTTCGCCAATCCGAATGGCTTCTTCCGTCACTTTGCCTGTCACGGCACAGACATAGCGTTGTCGATGAGGCTCGACGATAATTTGCCGATCGTTATGCGTAATATCAACTAAGTCACCTTCGTGCAGCTCAAACATCTCTAAAATCTCTTTTGGAATCACAATACGCCCTAAATTGTTAATCCTTTTTGTATGCACACGCTTCCCCCTTACTCTTGCTGCGTAATCTCTTCTATCTCCTGATTAATTTCCTTCAATCGCCCTTCGGCTTTCTTCGAGACTTTTTTATCGTTCTCTTTTTCAATCGTTTCTTTTAGTTTCTGTTTCTCTGCCTGCAATTCCTCTAACTGAATCGCCTCTTTTTCAGCTTCTAACACTGAGTTCATGAACTTTTCATCGGTTAAATTGTGTTTTTCGAGAAACCCTTTCGCACCTTGGAAATCCTTTTCTGTAATAAATGCTGATAAAATGGTTTCAGCACGCCGACCGGTTAACTCGACTTGGTTTCTCAGTTCGATAATTCGCGTCCACTCTTCTTCCACAGCAGCTAGTTCAAACTCAATGACTTCGGAAGATTCGCCGGTCATCTCTTGAAGGTTCTCAAGTCCTTCCACGTCTCCATCGCGACTCAGTTGCTCTGCGATGGTTCCAAGTAACTTGGGTTGATGATGAAGGGCTTTTTCATACTCACCTTGCTCGATGTATAAGTGAGTGAGCACGTTTTGATCAGCAGGCTGCAACTCACTGTAGTCTACGGATTCTAAACTTTCCAAGACACTCTCTGTATCTCCCAAAAGCCCATCTCGATAAACGTCGGTCAGATTTATTTCGCCATCAGTCCCTTCCTCTAATTCCGTTTCCTGAGCGTTCTCTGTGGCTTGCGTAAGGACGACGTTCAGGCCGAATGCTGCCAGAAGGACTGCAACTACACCGACGAATAACTTTTTATTCCCACCAGCTGCCGGTTTTGTACGGTTTTCTTTAGGCCGTCTGTTGAAGGCAGGGAGTCGTTGAAGACTCTCACGAAGCGATGCCATCGTGACGGACCACTTCGTTTTCTTTTGCTTGGCCAACTCCAGTTCCTGTTGCTTCGCTTTTTGCTTTTCTTCTACTTGATTGAACACATCTGAAATATAGGATTCCATTTCTTCCAACGACTGCAGGCGCAAATAAATCGTTTCGGCAAATCGGATGACTTCGTCGCTTTGTTCTAAAAAATCGGTTCTTCTTGGTCTTCCGTACACTTGATTTAATCGTGTCAGAGAAATGATGATGAGCTCTTTCACAGCCATCAGTCGGTCTTTCTCCTGGCTTAGTGGCATCACGTCATTTTCAGTGATCATGACGTGAAGGAGAGATTCCTCTTTGTTGAGCACGACATTCTCTTTTTGCCACAAGACATTGATTTCAGACTGCCGAGCCAGTTGGACGAGCGATAAGTAATATGTCAGCTTGTCTTCAAATGCCATCGCTTTCAATACGTTAAAACTATGCAAATCCGTTAAGTCGTATTCGAACCGGACCTGGCCCGATTGAAAAGAAATTTCTTGAGCTGATAAGAAGGTCGGATCTCCTGTGACCTGTTGCATCTGTTTCTCATAAGCCCGTTCGATTTGTTCCATTTCCTCTGTTTTAAATGCGGTTAGTGGTTGCAAGAAATAAAACGCGTTCTGATCGATTTCGATGGTTCCGACCCGATTGGCGATTGTGCGAATAACCATGTAACTTTCACCACCTTTATCTGACTATTGAAGCTCTGGATATTGAGCTAAGGTTTCTTCCACATCGTTGCGATAGGCTTCTTGTTCAGTCTCTACTTCACTTTCTGGCACACTTGATTGAATTTCAGCATACTCTTCATCAGCTTTTTTTAAATTTAGAGTTTCGACATGAAGAAAGGGTACCTGCGAGAAAATCAAATGGCCATCTGCAGTTTTCACAAAGCTCAATACTGCTGATTGCTTCTCTTCTTCCGGTTGTTCTTTGTATTTCATTTGAATATCGCTATAGATCAGTTGACTATACTCGAATTCTTCTGAAGTATAGACATCTCTCGATTCAAAATTGTACTCAACGTCTAAGACTTCCACTTTGTCATAAGCACAGTTTCCAAAGCCGCAAGGCTCTGTACTGGAAGATTCGAAAGTGAGTGGAATGGTCGAAGCATCTCCTGCTATTAAACTATCTGGATAGCGCTCTAGAAATGGCGCAATAACGATTTCTTGTCCGAGGTCTTTAATTGCTTCGGAGAAATTATCATTATTGCCTGTATCGATCGTTCCATTCTCAATTAATTGGTTAGCTTCTTTCTCAAAATCATTCATCTTTTCATCAAGGAACATTGTCATTTCTTCTGCCTCTTCAAAGTCCTCTTGAGTAAACACTTCATTATTTTCTTTAGATGCTTCTTTTTTTTCCTCACCACTCGTACATCCGACGACAATAACTCCCATTAAGAGGATAAAGCTTATTAATAACCACTTTTTCATCTAAACACTCCCTTATCTTTTCGCATAACGAGCGACATATTTTACAGATGAGCCAACTGACTTTGCCGTTCCAGTTGATGCTCCGAATTGATTCAATAATGTTGGGATTGAAAGTCCTACGATGAAAAAGATCATTCCAACGACCATATTTCCACCTTCAAGATCAACTAATGTTTTAATTCCGAGCACAAAGCAAAGTAATTGAATCGTAAGCGTTAAGATATTGCTAACAACTGTTTTCATCCATAAGTTAAAGAAATTGTATTGGTCGTTTACGATAGTAGGAATTGCTAGAACTCCCGTAATGTAAAGAATAACAAACAATACTGTTCGGTATAGAATTGAAAGGAAAAAGACAAATAAAATAGCAGATACTACTATCATAAGTATCAAGCCATATCCTACTGAGTTTACAGCCATTACTTGCAAGATATCGTAATGAGTAACAGGTGATGTAAGCATCGTTTCAGTTAAAAGGTGTGTTAATTCAAGAATCCATTCAAAGAACTGCGAATATACTCCTAATAAAATACCTCCTGTTACAACAGCCACTAATTTTTCATAAAGGGAATTCATCCCCTCTTCACCGTTTCCGCTATATAAAATAACGATTTTAAGCGTCTGCCATAGAATAAATATCGCTGCAATCGTCCAAGCCAGTGATTTGAAATTCAACATATACCCTTCATAAACTGCATTTCCCGTAATAAACTCTGAACTTATCTGAAACTTGCTAAAGCTATCAATAGCCCCAAAAACAAAGCCACTCACAGTAGTGAAAAGAAAACTATTTGTATGACAGCCAATTTCATGCCATTTACAGTCAAATTGATTTGTTTCGTAATCATATTTCTCAAGGTACAAAACATTTTTCATATAAGACTCAACATTTTCTGCTTGTTGAGGCGTTACATTTCCGGCATTTCTGTAATCCTCAACTGTTTCTTCTAAAAACTTCCCTTCTTCAGCAAAGGCTTGAACAGGAAGTAAAAAAAGAATTACAAGGCTTAGTGCAGCAAACAAAGAAACTCTTTTCATCTTTACATCACTCCCCGATTCATAATAGTTAAGATCAGAATCAACAAAGGAATGACAATGGATAACGAATACTTCATTACCACAGTTTTCTTTATATCTAATATTTCTTTTTCATTTAAAGGCTTGTCATACATCAACTCAAACTTGCGTTCCTCCTGGTCAATGGCTGTTCGAGAAAGCCGATCAATCAATCCATCCATCTGTTTTTGGACACGTTCCTGGAAGACGAGCACCTGGTGGAGTTTTTCCTTCATCTCGATCACCCTTTCCTTCCATTATCCGTTGTTTATCGCTTCCTCAAACTCTTCTCCGGACGTTAACGGTTCCAAATCGTGCGCATCGACTTTCAATTCACCTTGTTCCTCGACCCAATTCATTTGAGACATCAGATACATCACGCGCTGACTCCCAGGCGACTCTAATTCTCCGTCTACACCCGTTAAGGTAATCCGGTAAACGGCATAGACTTGAAATCCTTCTTCTCTCGGACGAACGGAGATATTGAAGATCTCTAAATCCTCTGTGTTGCTTCGGCTATGCCCGTGCATCGTTTCAGCTTCTGTGACTTCGTCCTCCACTTCCGAACGGTAAGATTTGGTAAAATAACGAAGAGAATCGCCTTCAAAAGTCGCTTCGATAAACGCTTCCGTTTGTGTGTAGAGTGCCTCGCTTTGCTTTTCTTTTGCCGACAGATGCTCGACTTGATCTGTTAGACGTTCGTTTTCCTGTTTAACGTCTTGTTTGCTGAAGTAGAGGTTGAAGCTGACAAGAGATAAGACCAAGACGAGCGCCCCCAGTAGAATCGTCTGTCCATTCATCTGTTTCATTCGTCCACCCCCTTCTCTCCTTCGAGATACGGCATCGGATTGACCCGATTGCCAAACATGCGATCCGTATGGATTTCAAAATGC
Coding sequences within it:
- a CDS encoding AbrB/MazE/SpoVT family DNA-binding domain-containing protein: MHTKRINNLGRIVIPKEILEMFELHEGDLVDITHNDRQIIVEPHRQRYVCAVTGKVTEEAIRIGEAWISKEGLKQIVKYMSDE
- a CDS encoding helix-turn-helix domain-containing protein is translated as MATLNDLRNRLMQNEEIKEAFESVEYNRSRNIFKRRMELGLSQRDLADKASVTQKTISRIEGGDPGIRQTTLIKVYTALDLKEDGTPREKEYVVHQ
- a CDS encoding AbrB/MazE/SpoVT family DNA-binding domain-containing protein; this encodes MKSTGIVRKVDQLGRIVTPIELRRALGVSVGDPMEIFMEDDRIILRKYKTEKTCAITGEILDDNFEYAKGLHLSPKGAAILLEELQNVTKK
- a CDS encoding conjugal transfer protein TrbL family protein, which produces MKRVSLFAALSLVILFLLPVQAFAEEGKFLEETVEDYRNAGNVTPQQAENVESYMKNVLYLEKYDYETNQFDCKWHEIGCHTNSFLFTTVSGFVFGAIDSFSKFQISSEFITGNAVYEGYMLNFKSLAWTIAAIFILWQTLKIVILYSGNGEEGMNSLYEKLVAVVTGGILLGVYSQFFEWILELTHLLTETMLTSPVTHYDILQVMAVNSVGYGLILMIVVSAILFVFFLSILYRTVLFVILYITGVLAIPTIVNDQYNFFNLWMKTVVSNILTLTIQLLCFVLGIKTLVDLEGGNMVVGMIFFIVGLSIPTLLNQFGASTGTAKSVGSSVKYVARYAKR